A window of the Cystobacter fuscus genome harbors these coding sequences:
- a CDS encoding serine/threonine-protein kinase, giving the protein MTHKRDDAYPWPDAAEPSAQSLYGEELSPGALVGGSVVEGVRYRGSAATLYRARAARTGEPVALKVLHLQFATARGALRRFQQEGETLRRLRHPHIVDVMEHGTLPDGRPFIAMEWLEGRDLAAELAARGPLSAREALEVLEQVGSALRAAHGAGVVHRDLKAQNVVVGAGTAGPHVKLVDFGVAKLLAPEDAGTGATSTGLLLGTPLSMAPEQIRGETPDARTDLYGLGVLLYQLVTGQPPFLGPTQVELEEQHLHAPVPRASERAPVPVGLDAVVARCMEKQREARYPGVDAVLEELRRVVRGEGAGRIRQVRALGLYVEARPWGRVDDTTLDTVDARLEGVRARMDAQGLTVMVEGSGFLLGVAALPEEPEAEREFRRRVLEMALTLAEEPGARTEEARVSLEPTLHVDLATLRSDGLGGVGLGGGRLMRLSAWTGEHPGRGVLVTREALTGLETGLHSRPLTSGAQLSHVWREAH; this is encoded by the coding sequence ATGACCCACAAGCGGGACGACGCCTATCCCTGGCCGGACGCCGCCGAGCCGAGCGCCCAATCCCTGTATGGAGAGGAATTGTCACCGGGGGCGCTCGTGGGGGGCTCCGTGGTCGAGGGGGTGCGCTATCGGGGCAGCGCGGCGACGCTCTACCGGGCCCGAGCGGCGCGGACGGGCGAGCCCGTGGCGCTCAAGGTGCTGCACCTCCAGTTCGCCACCGCGCGGGGCGCCCTGCGCCGCTTCCAGCAGGAGGGGGAGACCCTGCGCAGGCTGCGCCATCCCCACATCGTGGACGTGATGGAGCACGGCACGCTGCCGGACGGACGGCCCTTCATCGCCATGGAGTGGCTGGAGGGGAGGGATCTGGCGGCGGAGCTGGCGGCACGAGGCCCCCTGTCGGCGCGGGAGGCACTGGAGGTGCTCGAGCAGGTGGGCTCGGCACTGCGGGCGGCGCACGGGGCGGGCGTGGTGCACCGGGACTTGAAGGCACAGAACGTGGTGGTGGGCGCGGGGACGGCGGGCCCGCATGTGAAACTGGTGGACTTCGGGGTGGCGAAGCTGCTGGCGCCAGAGGACGCGGGCACGGGCGCGACGAGCACGGGGCTGCTCTTGGGTACGCCCCTGTCCATGGCGCCGGAGCAGATCCGCGGCGAGACGCCCGACGCGCGCACGGACCTCTATGGGCTGGGGGTGCTGCTGTACCAGCTCGTCACCGGACAGCCGCCCTTCCTGGGCCCCACGCAGGTGGAGCTGGAGGAGCAGCACCTGCACGCGCCGGTGCCGAGGGCGAGTGAGCGGGCGCCGGTGCCGGTTGGGCTGGACGCGGTGGTGGCGCGGTGCATGGAGAAGCAGCGGGAGGCACGCTACCCGGGGGTGGACGCGGTGCTGGAGGAGTTGCGGCGGGTGGTGCGGGGCGAGGGCGCGGGCCGCATCCGGCAGGTACGGGCGCTGGGGCTGTACGTGGAGGCGCGGCCGTGGGGACGGGTGGACGACACCACCCTGGACACGGTGGACGCGCGGCTGGAGGGCGTGCGCGCGAGGATGGATGCGCAGGGGCTGACGGTGATGGTGGAAGGCAGTGGCTTCCTGTTGGGGGTGGCGGCGCTGCCGGAAGAGCCCGAGGCGGAACGGGAGTTCCGGCGGCGGGTGTTGGAGATGGCGTTGACGCTCGCGGAGGAGCCCGGGGCACGGACGGAGGAGGCTCGGGTCTCCCTGGAGCCCACGCTTCACGTGGACCTGGCGACGCTGCGCTCGGATGGACTGGGAGGAGTGGGCCTGGGCGGTGGCCGGTTGATGCGCCTGTCGGCCTGGACGGGGGAACACCCGGGGCGGGGCGTGCTGGTGACGAGGGAGGCGCTGACGGGTCTGGAGACGGGCCTGCACTCCCGGCCCCTCACCAGCGGCGCGCAGCTGAGTCACGTCTGGCGCGAGGCGCACTGA
- a CDS encoding TetR/AcrR family transcriptional regulator encodes MAKRAPKTNERILQEGLALMSQEGLAGVTIGRLAEQVGMSKSGLFAHFRGKEDIQVGLLEYAGRFFLPRVLEPAMKAPEGLPRLESLVRHWLGWAKRAGLPGGCAVAAAMFELDDVESPVREYVLDLEAQWRATLGQFVQQAVDLGHLRAGLDVEQFVWELCGIYLSHHTSSRFVRDPRADERARVAFEALVNRARPGK; translated from the coding sequence ATGGCGAAGCGCGCCCCCAAGACGAACGAGCGGATCCTCCAGGAGGGTCTCGCCCTGATGAGCCAGGAAGGCCTGGCGGGAGTCACGATCGGCCGGCTGGCGGAACAGGTGGGGATGTCGAAGAGCGGGCTCTTCGCCCACTTCCGCGGCAAGGAAGACATCCAGGTGGGTCTGCTCGAATACGCCGGCCGCTTCTTCCTCCCGCGCGTCCTCGAGCCCGCGATGAAGGCGCCCGAGGGGCTCCCCCGATTGGAATCCCTGGTGCGGCATTGGCTGGGATGGGCGAAGCGGGCGGGACTCCCGGGGGGCTGCGCCGTGGCCGCCGCGATGTTCGAGCTCGACGACGTGGAGAGCCCCGTCCGGGAGTATGTCCTCGACCTCGAGGCGCAGTGGCGCGCCACGCTGGGGCAGTTCGTCCAGCAGGCGGTTGACCTCGGGCACCTGCGCGCCGGACTCGATGTCGAACAATTCGTCTGGGAACTCTGTGGCATCTACCTGAGCCATCACACCTCGAGCCGCTTCGTGCGGGACCCGCGCGCCGACGAGCGGGCCCGCGTGGCCTTCGAGGCGCTCGTGAACCGGGCCCGTCCCGGGAAGTAG
- a CDS encoding SDR family NAD(P)-dependent oxidoreductase, producing MTTQVAAVFGVGPGLGAAVARRFAREGHAVALLARGEAAAREVRADIQKEGGRAEVFTADAGDAGSVSAAFSRISAELGAPEVLVYNAGAFHVASVLELDPATFEAAWRTNCLGGFLCAREVLPAMLERGRGTLLFSGATASLRGGARFAGLAVGKFGLRALAQSLAREVGPQGIHVAHVVIDGMIDTPRVRGMAPERSTATLLSPEDLAETYWQLHRQPASAWTQELDVRPAGEKF from the coding sequence ATGACGACCCAGGTAGCGGCGGTGTTTGGAGTAGGCCCGGGATTGGGCGCGGCGGTGGCCCGGCGTTTCGCGCGCGAGGGCCATGCGGTGGCGTTGCTCGCACGTGGCGAGGCGGCGGCGCGCGAGGTCCGCGCCGATATCCAGAAAGAGGGAGGACGCGCGGAAGTATTCACCGCGGACGCGGGAGACGCAGGCTCGGTCTCGGCCGCCTTCTCCCGCATCAGCGCGGAGCTGGGTGCCCCCGAGGTGCTCGTCTACAACGCGGGCGCCTTCCACGTGGCGAGCGTGCTCGAGCTGGATCCCGCCACCTTCGAGGCCGCCTGGCGCACCAACTGCCTGGGTGGCTTCCTGTGCGCGCGCGAGGTGCTCCCCGCCATGCTCGAGCGCGGACGTGGCACCCTGCTCTTCAGCGGCGCCACAGCGTCCTTGCGCGGCGGTGCGCGCTTCGCGGGACTGGCCGTGGGCAAGTTCGGCCTGCGGGCCCTCGCCCAATCACTTGCACGAGAAGTCGGACCCCAGGGCATCCACGTGGCCCACGTGGTCATCGATGGGATGATCGACACGCCCCGCGTGCGCGGCATGGCCCCGGAGCGAAGCACCGCGACACTGCTCTCCCCGGAGGACCTGGCGGAGACGTACTGGCAATTGCACCGGCAGCCCGCCTCCGCCTGGACACAGGAGCTGGATGTACGCCCCGCGGGCGAGAAGTTCTGA
- a CDS encoding RBBP9/YdeN family alpha/beta hydrolase, producing MSTPLLILPGYGDSGPQHWQSLWERLLPGATRVQQRDWENPALDDWVAALDAAISTCAGPPVLVAHSLGVSATAHWAARYHRPIRGAFLVAPPDLDNPEVPVPCRSFAPMPRQRLPFRSILVASRDDPYASFECSAQMAHDWGSRLEDAGHTGHINSASGLGEWPWGQALLRELL from the coding sequence ATGTCCACGCCCCTGCTCATCCTTCCCGGCTACGGCGACTCCGGCCCACAGCACTGGCAGAGCCTCTGGGAGCGGCTCCTTCCTGGGGCGACCCGGGTCCAACAGCGTGATTGGGAGAATCCAGCGCTCGACGACTGGGTAGCGGCACTCGATGCGGCGATCTCCACCTGTGCCGGGCCTCCGGTCCTGGTGGCACACTCGCTCGGGGTCAGTGCCACGGCGCACTGGGCGGCGCGCTACCACCGTCCCATCCGAGGGGCGTTCCTGGTGGCGCCTCCGGACCTCGACAACCCCGAGGTCCCCGTGCCCTGCCGCTCCTTCGCGCCCATGCCACGCCAGCGCCTGCCCTTCCGCTCCATCCTCGTCGCCTCACGCGACGACCCCTATGCCTCCTTCGAGTGCTCCGCGCAGATGGCTCATGACTGGGGCAGCAGGTTGGAGGACGCGGGCCACACGGGTCACATCAACTCCGCCTCTGGCCTGGGCGAGTGGCCCTGGGGACAGGCGCTCCTGCGCGAGTTGCTGTGA
- a CDS encoding AAA family ATPase, with the protein MTTNTASPYTIVETLQEGHGTRLLRAVRNTDHHPVVLKVIDSKRSRPRDLERLKHELEIAKALDVRSVTRPLAIETYEGMPVLILEDFGGESLDHLLGAPMDTERFLLLALHIAEAVADIHRQSVVHKDLKPQNILVGAATGEVKLTDFSIASRLPREHSSPCSPRHIEGSLPYMSPEQTGRTNRAIDSRSDLYSLGVTYYQMLTGRLPFDARDPLEWVHSHIARLPPPPREIVPEIPETLSRIVMKLLAKAADERYQSARGLAHDLERGLEQWREHGTLEPFPLGERDIAGLLRIPQRLYGREAELAHLRDAFARVVSRGMTELVLVGGNSGIGKSSLVRELHETVVRAGGNFLSGKFEPYARNVPYATLAQAFKALVLDLLAEDEERLRATKQALWDALGPNSKLILDVIPPLEHLLGRLPPVAELPPTDAERRFRGVFRKFLGVLATREHPLVLFLDDLQWADSSSLGLIEELLVEPGTSHFLLIGTWRDNEVSSHPLTLALERIRKTSARVSGIVLAPLRLEHVVQLVTDTVHAVDPEHARPLATLVYEKTGGTPFFILQFLTTLYEERLLEFDESSATWRWDIERIRQKGYTDNVVDFLLGKLVGLPATVQDVLETAACIGSKGRIALLALAGGLSEQETRQGLGDAVREGLIHASRETYAFAHDRVQQAAYSLLSEGHRRELHLRIGRLLLASTPLDEFEERLFEAVTQLDLGAAMVTDPRERVRIAELNLRAARKAKASAAYRIAASYLATGMEMLDRDSWEHQYGLTHELFLERAQCEFQSGNFGEARRLFPVLLRHARTRADRAAVSCIQIHTSLTQGELGECIETALAGLRMFGIEMSPHPSAGEVEQVYRSIWSHLGNRSIEDLLAQPPMTDPDVQAAMNILASLRLPAFASDLHLLSLTLCHAMLLSLRHGNAAASPPIYAWFGLILCHVYHRYEEGYRFARVALDLVERPGFTAGKAKMYSCLGAVSFWSRPIDTSLEHMRTTIRVGVEEGDVLASCYAWYHIVSQMFVRGDNLAELHRESERGLDFIQRARFQDAHDTLLVVDRFVQALRGKTRHLSSFDDEHFGELAFESRLLGGQNKTLMCLYHLMRLAARFMAGDYAEALAAGRRGKELLGSCLALVHVYLFHFHDALALAAVYSELPSEQRREALDGLSAHREQLREWAENYPPTFQSAHLLVSAELAHLSDRGEEAMRLYEEAIRSARKNGLVQHEGLAYEFAARFYRARGLELIADTYLREARACYVHWGAEGKVKWLDQRHPHLVERQPLEPLVTISARTEQLDLLSVFKASQSISGEIILDKLLRTLLEVVLEQGGAQKGCLLLSRGGALSIEAEAALIQGRGVVTQVLQSQPLSSSTRVPISIVHYVVRTKERVILDDAAAAVKYASDAYMVHARPRSLLCLPILRQAEVVGLLYLENNLVPGAFTHERLAALEILASQAAISLENALLLSREQSARAMAELAERRSRFLAEAGELLSESLQYEETLTRLSRLCVRAMASWCVIDLMEDGELRRLAGAHVDPAKEPLLQELQLHHPPRQGSAHGATRVQRSHQPLVLPELSDDIIRSMTDNEEHLRIIHALGSRTALVVPIMMRGQLLGVISLVSGEPGFRYGSAELELAQEVARRAATAIDNARLYGKTQEAIRVRDEFLSVASHEFNTPLTSLTLSLQSLSRSLREGRLVEPQELKRLLERALQQGARLGRLNRALLDVSLLHSGRLPLELTDVDLGAVVRETVDHFAPELARARCPISLQEEARAVGRWDRTRLGLVVANLLSNAIKFGAGQPIEIHLGRLDGKARLSVTDHGIGVEPDQRARIFGRFERAVSERHYGGLGLGLYISRGIAEAHGGTIQVESQPGEGATFTVELPCTDLNPEGGHDPMRRSAGAWLS; encoded by the coding sequence ATGACGACGAACACCGCCTCGCCCTACACCATCGTCGAGACCCTCCAGGAAGGCCATGGCACGCGCCTGCTCCGCGCGGTCCGGAACACCGATCATCACCCGGTCGTCCTCAAGGTCATCGACTCGAAGCGCAGCCGCCCCCGGGACCTCGAGCGCTTGAAGCATGAGCTCGAGATTGCAAAGGCGCTGGATGTCCGGAGCGTCACCCGTCCGCTCGCCATCGAGACGTACGAGGGTATGCCGGTCCTCATCCTGGAGGATTTTGGCGGCGAATCGCTCGATCACCTCCTCGGCGCCCCCATGGACACCGAGCGCTTCCTCCTCCTCGCCCTGCACATCGCGGAGGCGGTCGCGGACATCCACCGGCAGAGCGTCGTCCACAAGGATCTCAAGCCCCAGAACATCCTCGTCGGGGCCGCCACGGGTGAGGTGAAGCTGACGGACTTCAGTATCGCCTCACGCCTTCCTCGCGAGCACTCGTCCCCGTGCAGCCCGCGTCATATCGAGGGCTCCCTGCCCTATATGTCTCCCGAGCAGACCGGACGGACGAACCGCGCGATCGACAGCCGCTCCGATCTCTACTCGCTCGGCGTCACGTACTACCAGATGCTCACGGGCAGGCTTCCGTTCGACGCGCGAGATCCCCTGGAGTGGGTCCATTCCCACATCGCTCGCCTGCCTCCGCCTCCTCGCGAGATCGTCCCCGAGATCCCCGAGACACTCTCGCGCATCGTGATGAAGCTGCTGGCCAAGGCGGCGGACGAGCGCTACCAGAGCGCACGCGGTCTCGCCCACGATCTGGAGAGAGGCCTGGAGCAATGGCGCGAGCACGGCACTCTCGAGCCGTTCCCCTTGGGTGAGCGGGACATCGCCGGCCTCCTCCGGATTCCCCAGAGACTCTACGGACGCGAGGCCGAGCTCGCCCACCTGCGCGACGCCTTCGCCCGTGTGGTGTCCCGGGGGATGACAGAGCTCGTGCTCGTGGGCGGGAACTCCGGCATCGGTAAATCCTCGCTCGTGCGCGAGCTCCACGAAACCGTTGTCCGGGCCGGAGGCAACTTCCTGTCGGGCAAGTTCGAGCCGTACGCGAGGAACGTTCCGTATGCCACCCTCGCGCAAGCCTTCAAGGCACTCGTGCTCGACCTGCTGGCCGAGGACGAGGAGCGACTGCGCGCCACGAAGCAGGCGCTCTGGGATGCGCTCGGCCCGAACAGCAAGCTGATCCTCGACGTGATCCCCCCGCTCGAGCACCTCCTCGGAAGGTTGCCGCCCGTCGCCGAGCTGCCGCCCACCGACGCGGAGCGACGGTTCCGCGGCGTCTTCCGGAAGTTCCTGGGTGTGCTCGCGACGCGGGAACATCCCCTCGTCCTATTCCTCGATGATCTTCAATGGGCTGATTCGAGCAGCCTCGGTCTCATCGAGGAGCTCCTCGTCGAGCCCGGGACGAGCCACTTCCTCCTCATCGGGACCTGGCGCGACAACGAGGTCTCCTCACACCCGCTCACGCTGGCCCTCGAGCGGATACGGAAGACCTCCGCGCGGGTGAGTGGGATTGTCCTCGCGCCGCTCCGGCTGGAGCACGTGGTCCAGCTCGTGACGGACACGGTGCACGCGGTGGACCCGGAGCACGCCCGTCCTCTCGCCACCCTCGTCTACGAGAAGACGGGAGGCACCCCCTTCTTCATCCTCCAATTCCTGACGACCCTGTACGAGGAGCGACTGCTCGAGTTCGACGAGTCCTCCGCGACCTGGCGGTGGGACATCGAGCGGATCCGCCAGAAGGGCTACACGGACAACGTCGTCGACTTCCTGCTCGGAAAGCTCGTGGGGCTCCCGGCCACCGTGCAGGACGTTCTCGAAACCGCGGCCTGCATCGGGAGCAAGGGAAGGATCGCCCTCCTCGCGCTGGCCGGCGGGCTGTCCGAGCAGGAGACCCGCCAGGGCCTGGGTGATGCGGTCCGGGAGGGACTCATCCACGCCTCGCGAGAGACCTATGCCTTCGCACATGACCGCGTGCAACAGGCCGCCTACTCCCTCCTGTCCGAAGGGCACCGGCGCGAGCTGCACCTGCGGATCGGCCGTCTGCTCCTGGCGAGTACCCCGCTGGACGAGTTCGAGGAGCGGCTCTTCGAAGCCGTGACCCAGCTCGATCTGGGCGCGGCCATGGTGACGGATCCGCGGGAACGAGTCCGTATCGCGGAGCTGAACCTGCGCGCCGCGCGCAAGGCCAAGGCTTCCGCGGCCTACCGCATCGCCGCCAGCTATCTCGCCACGGGAATGGAGATGCTCGACCGTGACTCCTGGGAGCACCAGTACGGACTCACCCACGAGTTGTTCCTGGAGCGGGCGCAGTGCGAATTCCAGAGCGGAAACTTCGGCGAGGCCAGGCGGCTCTTCCCCGTGCTCCTGCGGCACGCCCGGACCCGCGCCGACAGGGCCGCCGTCTCTTGCATCCAGATCCATACCTCCCTCACCCAGGGGGAACTCGGCGAGTGCATCGAGACCGCGCTCGCGGGACTCCGGATGTTCGGGATCGAGATGTCGCCGCATCCCTCGGCGGGCGAGGTGGAGCAGGTCTATCGCTCCATCTGGAGCCACCTCGGCAACCGGTCGATCGAGGATCTCCTCGCGCAGCCCCCCATGACGGACCCCGACGTGCAGGCCGCCATGAACATCCTGGCCAGTCTGCGCCTGCCCGCGTTCGCCTCGGACCTCCACCTCCTCTCCCTGACCCTCTGCCACGCGATGCTCCTCAGCCTTCGCCATGGCAATGCCGCCGCCTCACCTCCCATCTACGCCTGGTTTGGCCTGATCCTGTGCCACGTGTACCACCGATACGAGGAAGGATATCGGTTCGCCAGGGTCGCCCTCGACCTGGTGGAGAGGCCCGGGTTCACCGCAGGCAAGGCGAAGATGTACTCGTGCCTGGGCGCCGTCTCGTTCTGGAGCCGCCCCATCGACACGAGCCTGGAGCACATGCGTACCACCATCCGGGTTGGCGTGGAGGAGGGAGACGTGCTGGCGAGTTGTTACGCCTGGTACCACATCGTCAGCCAGATGTTCGTGCGGGGCGATAACCTGGCGGAACTCCATCGCGAATCAGAGCGGGGCCTCGACTTCATCCAACGGGCCCGGTTCCAGGATGCCCACGATACCCTTCTCGTCGTGGATCGCTTCGTCCAGGCCTTGCGTGGGAAGACCCGGCACCTCTCGAGTTTCGATGACGAGCACTTTGGCGAGCTGGCGTTCGAGTCTCGACTGCTCGGGGGCCAGAACAAGACGCTGATGTGCCTGTACCACTTGATGCGGCTCGCGGCGCGGTTCATGGCGGGTGACTACGCGGAGGCCCTCGCCGCGGGCAGGCGGGGCAAGGAGCTGCTGGGGTCCTGCCTCGCCCTGGTCCACGTCTACCTCTTTCATTTCCATGACGCCCTGGCACTGGCGGCAGTCTACTCAGAGCTCCCGTCCGAACAGCGGCGAGAAGCCCTGGACGGCCTCTCCGCGCACCGCGAGCAACTCCGGGAGTGGGCGGAGAACTACCCGCCGACCTTCCAGAGCGCCCATCTCCTCGTCTCCGCGGAGCTCGCCCACCTGTCGGATCGGGGTGAGGAGGCCATGCGGCTCTACGAGGAGGCCATCCGATCGGCCCGGAAGAACGGCCTCGTGCAGCACGAGGGGCTCGCCTACGAGTTCGCGGCGCGGTTCTACCGGGCACGCGGGCTCGAGTTGATCGCCGACACGTACCTGCGCGAGGCCCGCGCCTGCTATGTGCACTGGGGGGCCGAAGGCAAGGTGAAGTGGCTCGACCAGCGTCATCCCCACCTCGTGGAGCGACAGCCCCTCGAGCCCCTGGTCACCATCTCCGCCCGGACCGAGCAGCTCGATCTGCTCTCGGTGTTCAAGGCGTCGCAGAGCATCTCGGGAGAGATCATCCTCGACAAGCTCCTGCGCACGCTGCTCGAGGTCGTGCTCGAGCAGGGCGGAGCGCAGAAGGGCTGTTTGCTCCTCTCCAGGGGCGGTGCCCTCTCGATCGAGGCCGAGGCGGCACTCATCCAGGGAAGAGGGGTGGTGACACAGGTCCTGCAGTCACAGCCCCTCTCGTCGTCGACGCGCGTCCCCATCTCGATCGTCCATTATGTGGTGCGGACGAAGGAACGCGTGATCCTCGACGACGCCGCCGCGGCCGTGAAATACGCCTCGGACGCGTACATGGTTCACGCCCGGCCCAGGTCGCTCCTGTGTCTGCCCATCCTCCGGCAGGCCGAGGTGGTCGGTCTGCTGTACCTGGAGAACAACCTCGTCCCTGGCGCGTTCACGCACGAGCGGCTCGCCGCGCTCGAGATCCTCGCCTCCCAGGCCGCCATCTCCCTGGAGAATGCGCTGCTGCTCTCCAGGGAGCAGTCAGCCCGGGCGATGGCCGAACTCGCGGAGCGCCGCTCGAGGTTCCTCGCCGAGGCAGGAGAACTCCTCTCGGAGTCACTCCAGTATGAGGAGACACTCACGAGGCTCAGTCGACTGTGTGTCCGCGCGATGGCCAGCTGGTGTGTGATCGATCTCATGGAGGACGGAGAGCTCCGCCGCCTGGCCGGTGCGCATGTCGATCCCGCGAAGGAACCCCTGCTCCAGGAGCTCCAGCTGCATCATCCGCCTCGCCAGGGTTCGGCTCACGGGGCGACCCGGGTGCAGCGCAGCCACCAGCCGCTCGTCCTGCCGGAGCTGTCCGACGACATCATCCGGAGCATGACCGACAACGAAGAGCACCTGCGGATCATCCATGCCCTGGGGAGCCGTACGGCGCTGGTCGTACCGATCATGATGCGTGGACAGCTGCTCGGGGTGATCAGCCTCGTCTCGGGAGAGCCGGGGTTTCGCTACGGAAGCGCCGAACTCGAGCTGGCGCAGGAGGTGGCGCGCCGCGCCGCGACCGCCATCGACAATGCGCGGCTCTATGGGAAGACGCAGGAGGCCATCCGTGTGAGGGACGAGTTCCTGTCCGTGGCGTCGCATGAGTTCAATACGCCGCTGACCTCCCTCACGCTCTCGCTTCAATCCCTGAGCAGGTCCCTCCGGGAGGGACGGCTCGTCGAGCCACAGGAGCTGAAGAGGCTGCTCGAGCGCGCGCTGCAGCAGGGAGCACGCCTCGGCAGGCTGAACCGCGCCCTCCTCGACGTCTCACTGCTCCATTCGGGGCGCCTTCCCCTGGAGCTCACGGACGTCGATCTCGGGGCCGTCGTCCGAGAGACGGTCGATCACTTCGCACCAGAGCTGGCGCGGGCCCGATGTCCCATCTCGCTCCAGGAGGAGGCCCGAGCGGTGGGCAGGTGGGATCGCACCCGCCTCGGGCTGGTCGTCGCCAACCTCCTGTCCAATGCCATCAAGTTCGGGGCGGGTCAGCCCATCGAGATCCACCTCGGGAGGCTCGACGGAAAAGCACGCTTGAGCGTCACGGACCATGGAATCGGCGTCGAGCCGGACCAACGTGCCCGGATCTTCGGCCGCTTCGAGCGCGCCGTCTCGGAAAGACACTACGGCGGGTTGGGCCTCGGTCTGTACATCAGCCGAGGGATCGCCGAGGCGCATGGGGGGACGATCCAGGTCGAGAGCCAACCGGGAGAGGGAGCGACCTTCACGGTCGAGCTTCCGTGTACCGACCTGAATCCCGAAGGAGGCCATGATCCCATGAGGCGCTCGGCAGGGGCCTGGCTCTCTTGA